Proteins co-encoded in one Sphingopyxis sp. BE259 genomic window:
- a CDS encoding TlpA disulfide reductase family protein codes for MLLLSGVFAIRRVPSPYLAILAVFLAGSIAGCDREKPSGGQAADGQANVSAGQAKAIGKFEYVVDRSHKGEAAPTAAFTGPDDAAVTLATFKGKPLLLNLWATWCAPCVAEMPTLDALAAQSSETMAVIAVAQDLQGAEAVDPWFQKAGLKALQPYLDPENGLLDAYNSALPTSIFYDAEGRELWRVVGAIDWQGTEATALLAEAA; via the coding sequence ATGCTGTTGCTGTCCGGAGTATTCGCCATCCGCCGCGTTCCAAGCCCGTATCTTGCGATCCTCGCCGTGTTTCTGGCCGGATCGATCGCGGGCTGCGATAGGGAAAAGCCGTCGGGCGGGCAAGCGGCAGACGGCCAAGCAAATGTTTCGGCTGGCCAAGCGAAGGCCATCGGCAAATTCGAATATGTCGTCGACCGCAGTCACAAGGGCGAAGCGGCGCCGACGGCGGCATTCACTGGCCCCGACGATGCCGCGGTGACGTTGGCGACGTTCAAGGGCAAGCCGTTGCTGCTCAACCTGTGGGCGACTTGGTGCGCGCCGTGCGTGGCGGAAATGCCGACGCTGGATGCACTGGCGGCTCAGAGCAGCGAGACGATGGCGGTGATCGCGGTGGCGCAGGATCTGCAAGGCGCCGAGGCGGTCGATCCGTGGTTCCAGAAGGCGGGATTGAAGGCGTTGCAGCCGTATCTCGATCCCGAGAACGGGTTGCTGGATGCGTATAACAGCGCGTTGCCGACGAGCATTTTCTATGACGCTGAAGGTCGCGAATTGTGGCGCGTTGTTGGCGCGATCGATTGGCAGGGGACCGAGGCGACGGCGTTGCTGGCGGAGGCGGCTTAG
- a CDS encoding NAD(P)H-dependent glycerol-3-phosphate dehydrogenase, protein MRLKVGLLGGGSWGTTVAAVVSRNAPITLWARDAETVEGINQYNENRKYLPGIKLPTTLRATRDMAEVVAGADVLIMGVPSHSFRAVLEEARNHLRPWVPVISLTKGLELSSGQRMTQLIEDVLPGHPVGVLTGPNLAREIMTGQAAASVLSMEDEIVVRALQPVFHSGLFRVYTNTDLLGCELGGVLKNIIAIAVGMGDGQGAGDNTRSALMTRGLAEITRLGVAMGGRPETFAGLTGMGDLIATCTSPLSRNRHVGVELGKGRPIDEIIAGMNMVAEGVKSAPTVIALAEKHGVDMPIARDVFDVTQGKRTAQDVFRGLLRSAVGDEAHPG, encoded by the coding sequence ATGCGCCTGAAGGTCGGCCTGCTCGGTGGGGGCAGCTGGGGGACGACGGTCGCGGCGGTGGTGTCGCGCAACGCGCCGATCACCCTGTGGGCGCGCGATGCCGAAACGGTTGAGGGCATCAACCAGTATAACGAGAACCGCAAATATCTGCCCGGTATCAAGCTGCCGACGACGCTGCGCGCGACGCGCGACATGGCTGAAGTCGTCGCTGGCGCCGACGTGCTGATCATGGGCGTGCCCTCGCACAGCTTTCGCGCCGTGCTGGAGGAAGCGCGCAACCATCTGCGCCCGTGGGTGCCAGTGATCAGCCTGACCAAAGGCCTCGAACTGTCGTCAGGACAAAGGATGACCCAGTTGATCGAGGACGTGCTGCCCGGTCACCCGGTCGGCGTCCTCACCGGCCCCAATCTGGCGCGTGAGATCATGACCGGACAGGCGGCGGCCAGCGTCTTGTCGATGGAGGACGAGATCGTCGTCCGCGCGCTCCAGCCGGTGTTCCATTCGGGGCTGTTCCGCGTTTACACCAACACCGATCTGCTCGGCTGCGAACTCGGCGGGGTGCTCAAGAATATCATCGCGATCGCGGTCGGCATGGGCGACGGACAGGGCGCCGGCGACAACACCCGCTCGGCGCTGATGACGCGCGGGCTGGCCGAGATCACCCGGCTGGGAGTCGCGATGGGCGGGCGCCCGGAAACCTTCGCCGGGCTGACCGGCATGGGCGACCTTATCGCGACCTGCACCAGCCCTTTGAGCCGCAACCGCCATGTCGGGGTCGAACTCGGCAAGGGGCGCCCGATCGACGAGATCATCGCGGGCATGAACATGGTTGCCGAGGGGGTGAAAAGCGCCCCGACCGTGATCGCGCTGGCCGAAAAGCATGGCGTCGACATGCCGATTGCGCGCGACGTGTTCGATGTGACCCAGGGCAAACGCACCGCGCAGGACGTCTTTCGCGGCCTGCTCCGCTCGGCGGTCGGCGACGAAGCGCATCCGGGATAA